The genomic window caaaatgcgaaatgcgaaatgcacCAGCCCAAACCAAAGATGGCAACTATTCGTCAAAGGAACGgcaaaaaaatgcaatttcctTGTGGCCAAACACTTTTAGCCCTTTACATCGCGGCTCAACTCCAAAGCCAATAAGATATCATGGcgaaaaatttgaataataaagttttattCCAAAAATAAGTGagtaaatagaaaaaattGAATAGCCATatgcacagcgagaaatcgCGCTTTCCTTATATtgttaaaatgtattaagttttctttttattttaataagaaaatatcTAATAGTAAAATGGTAAGTGCTATGGAATATGGAAATGTATGACTTAACTCCAATATCTTTGTATATATTATGAAACTCTTGCCTTTCAAACTTGAGTACTATCGTTTGGATAACTCTGGTTTGTAGTTGGCCACTAaagctgaaattaaattatgtattCATAAAAAAGCGCGAAATGAGTAGTCTCGCAGCTCCAGCGGGATTCTGTTGGAATATGAGTGCCTGGAGAGTTGCGAAAACGTggaaaactgaactgaaaagGAAAGGATGCTGAGGTGGTGATGGTGGAGGTGCCCCAGAGGATTGGGTGGCAGCAACAAAGCGCAGCAATTAGTGGCGCCCAAGAGCGAAAACTCATTCGCGTTCCTGCAATGCGGCTTCTCTATTCTTTGGCCTGACCTCGTCGCATGGCCACAGGACGACATCCTGGGCGTGGGCGCCCATTTATCGCCAGCCAACGGCTGTCCTCACATAGAGGAAACCGCATCCCCACCAGAGCCGCCCACCCGCATCCGAaaccaaatccgaatccgaatccgtaTCCAAACCGCTTCATATCTCCCGCGGGGCAGAGCAGCTGGCAAGCGTTTCCATTTATCATAAACAATGCAGACCGTGATTGGTGTAGGTCGCGACCCTGGCCCCAAAAATCCAGCAAAAGGGTTAGCTAATGGGGCCGCTTGTTTCTGGTGGATAATAAGGAGTAGTCGCGTGGGGAATTACCGCCAGGCACTTACTTTACAGTAGCTTAAAAGCAATCTTTAAAGCTTCGGTGGATGTgtagaaaatatttcttaaaagaGCATAGTTTTATAGAACACTTCTACTTGTTTTTGTAAATAAGCTTATTAGGGAATTGGGGTTCTGAGCAGCTCGAGAAAAACAACTAATTAAATTGACTGCACGCAAACAACGCAGGGCAAAACTTTTAGGGCAttgaaacttttaattgcagcCACTTTATTAAAAGGGATAAGTCGATGTTATCCGCTCAAGAAAACCCCAACGGAATTGCGAATTAGCGCCAATTGCAACTACTTATTGAAGAACTACTTCTTGGACTGTGGGCTATACAATCACAGCCTGTTGCACAGCgaaaagtgaaatgaaaaccaaatcAGAACCTTTCCAATTTGACCACCAAATAAGATTGCAAGTGGCAAGGGCACGATTCGAACTTTCTGGACAATGGCGATGATGGCATTCGAGTGTTGATGTCATAATTTCCGAGGTGTTCAGTGGGTTGGCCACATCGCATGCCGCCACTTCATTTGTTAACAGCAACAGGACATAATTAAAACTGCTTATGCacgcttccgtttccggttgGCATTTTATTTCACTGGATTCCCTTCGTATGCTTTCCACTTTTACAACTTGATACATTTTCGTTGGAACTCGACTTTGGTTTACAAGCTTTTTATCTTTGCATCGAACCGTGCAATTCGGAAATCGTACTTttctctccttttttttgcagtcTGTTTTGCCATGGTCATAAATTTAGTTTTGCCAAAATACGAAAAAAcgcaacaacatttttttgggtCAACTGCTTTTCTGCTGTTGTGGACTTTCGCCCACAAAATGACCTTTAATTAGTTGAAATTTTCGCTTGGCATgctaattgaaaaactttttgctgctCCACCACATTGATGAACTATTTTACGGTGGTTGTGCAGTAAAACTGTGTCAGACAATCCTATCCAGACGTATCCAGTTGAAACTACACAGTCACAATGGAATCCGAGTCGGTAAACGGTGGACTTCTGTGTTTACTCTGGTGTAATTAAGCtttattacgtatacgcaccgtTCAACGCACTTTGCCGCCGTTGCCCGTAGCCAATTAGTTTGTATAGCTACCAAGGACGCTGGAATACCTATTCCAGTTAGCTGCGGTGCCgccaataaacataaaacttTATCGTTGGCTATATCTGCAGCTTCTGGGCAAATCAATCGCAACACATACGCTTGCAAATGCCAGAGACTCGATTTGCTGGGCAGTCGGAACATAAAGAGAACTGCTTGCACAATTGCGAAAAGgatcccacacacacacagttcGTGGGGATTATTCTGCACTACagcatatgtgtgtgtggcaccGGCGAAGGTATTTTATGGCTATGTATAATGGCTGATTGGGGGATTCGACTGGCTTAAACTcgagtatatataaatttcaattgacGTGCTAAACTACTTTTCTATGGTTGTACGTAATATATAGGTAACTGAGTTTAAACGTGAAAATATTAGATGGCACACAAGTTTGAAGCCCTTTAAAGTAGTTGAATTTAGGAAGTTGTAGTTTCTAGTTATAGAAATGTATTTAAGTGCGCCTTATTGTATTTACGATAACTGAAATAAACGCAATActaaatatattcatattaatactacatatttcatttctaTGATCCCTCGGACTTGAACAATTGCCAGGCCGATCATCTCTAGAATGCTAAACAGatgaaatcaatttggcaGGCAAACAATGCCAAAGTACGTAATCTTTTCCAGCAATCACTTGCACTTGACTGCCATCGCCGTTCAAGCAGCCTCAGGTGTGCCGAAGGAGGTTTTCCTCACAGGGAAAAGGACCAAGAAAATGCAGGGATTTCCCGCTTACCATCCCCCCTAATCTCTTCACGATTCACAGGTCAATGAGCCAACTGAGCACGGATGCTGAGCCCCAAAGAAGGAAAACGAAGCAGCTCGAAGAACTATGGCAGCAATTTGTGAGTGTCTTCCGTGATGCACGTGCCACAGGAATTGGGTAGCAAGTGCGGCATGGCATCGTCACCATTACCATCAACAGCAATCAGCTTCTGAGAGGCgtgacaaatacaaaatatcgTTGCATACTTCTAGGTGGCTAGTGAAAATATTTACTccgcattgcgtatacgccacgaTGGCTACGAAACGTGACTCAATGTGCGCTCTGAATAATAAAACCATATTTATGTGCCTTTGGCAAGAACAATGCCATGTATAAATCATGCAGCTGATTAACATGCGAAATCTGCGAGTCCCTCTAAAATGCCAACAAATGCCAAAGACAAGGAAAACTTTGTTGAGATTTACCActggcaaagcaaacaaagctgcTTTTAGTTCGGATAACTAGCATAATCAGCTTAAATTCGCTTTGTGTGAAAAGAGCACGGAacagaaaatagaaaacagaaaacagaaaacattCTATAAACTAGATTTTGTGACACCATCCACCACAGAATAAagaattgcatttttaaatattaaacacaaaGTTGAGCTACCATTAATTATAAACCACTGTGTGGATGAAAATGCCAACCATGAAACAGTGGACATGGCATTCCACACATACTTGCGCGATAGCTtggaaagcaaacaaaatgccaGAGTCCCGCAGACAATGACAACTTTATTCCCCTTGTGGGGTTTTCTTATTTTCCGAGCTGTGCCAACcctgcgtatgcgcaatttgcCGCGTAATGACATTTATTCCAGCTCGCTTTTATTATGCATAATGTGGAGTGGCGCTCAAGTGTGAAACTCttacgaaaaatattttaaaggtAATCTTCTAgctatttaaatgtatttggTTAAGTTTGAGAAAAAGTTAAAGTCGAGCTAACTTCTATCTAAGCATTTAAGGTTGTACTACTTTAacatatatttaacaaatactgccaccaaatcaaacaattaaagaaaataggaAACCGAGAAAAAACCGAGGAAATAAGCAGCAGAAATAATAGGGATGAATGATTTGAACAGCATTTTTGGCGAGGGCGCTCAGTGAATTCAAAATCAATGTTTTTTATGTTGGCGCCGGGCTGTCCACGAAAATAAAAGGAAGCCAACGACTGAGCAGACAGGAAGAAAGGCTGCCAATGAGCCTGGGCAGgaaggggggcgtggcccgaCCAGTGGGCGGTTGGGCGGTAGGGGcggatgctgttgctgtggccGTGGCAACAAGGCGCCACTCGGTCGGCAGAACGCACCCATAGAGCCATAGAGCCATAGACAAAAGCTGCAGAGCCATTTGAGCATTTGAGCTGGCGACGACAGAACACAAATGCTAACGCATGTAGGTCGACCAGAAGTTGTATTcgcatttgtatttgtatctccTTCcgcgtatctgtgtgtgcgtgctttcacatctgtgtgtgcgtgctttcacatctgtgtgtgtgtgcgccaaGAACAAACAACAACGCTCTGCGGCGCATTAAAGTCAAACAAATGGGCGACACCCTAAGAAATCAATCTATACGAGTATGTAGGTTAAGTTCTAAAACTATTTCTATgatatagaaatatttttcagatattttgaaaataaccTACTGAATGTTTTTATAGGTATAAGAAATTTATAAgtagaaaactgaaaacagtCTCGCAGcacaagaaaaaatatatttatatattaattgcattatacaaaaataatgaaggatacattttaaattgaatcaTTTTCATACATTTGAAAGGATGTCCtcgcttttattttcagtGTAATCTTGTGTTTGACTTAATGGGCCAACATGTCAGGGTTTCATGCTCATCctcaacaataaaactaacAAAGTTGCCCTATTATTTTTGGCCTGCGTGGCCAGTGACTTTGACTCTGGGCCACAAAACAATTTCTGCAGACATTTCGGCAGCAAGGAACAGGACGAAAGTGCGAGCGAGACGGCGTGCGTGGGCGAGTCCTTCACATTTTGCAtgaaaaatttgattttatacaATTGGCGACAAGTTCAGTTGGTTAcgcataaatattaaacaccATGGGATTTCTTTTAAATACAATGCTTATATTTTTACAgtaattaattacaaatacGGAATACAAGACTAAAAGCGAAATAGATGCCATGACAAATGGGGGATGTGTACATAGCTAAATATGGCAAACAGCAAAGAACTTagtgcaaaatatttaagactTAGCTTAACCAGTTAGGATAAGGTACGTGTTTTGGATGCAgaatgcaggatgcaggatacATAATGCAGGATAcagaatgcagaatgcagGATGCAGAATGCAGGATAcagaatgcagaatgcagGATACAGAATGCAGGAGTTGAAGTGATCGATGAGTTAATGCCTGAGTAGGCTGGCCAGTGCCAGACTGACCACAGATGCAACCAGGCTGTAGCCCACCTGGCGGGCGCCCAGCAGGGAGGTGGCACCATTGCATCCCTCCTCGGGACAGGTGCAGATGATCTGCTTGTAGCCCTCGTTGTCGGCGGTGAAGCAGGCGTTCTGGATCTTCTCCGGTATGTAGCCACAGCTCCGCTCGATACGGCGCTCGTTGTTCTGCTCGAAGCTGATCACCGTCTTGCGGCAGAAGGCGTCCTTGCCGCTGGGCGGGATGCAGTCCGTCAGGTACTGGTTGTCCCTCTGGGCACGTGGCGTGTTCACCACCAGGCCACCGCAGTCCTCGTTGTCGTGCGAGTTGCACTGGTGACACCGGATGGCACTCACtgcaaggaaaacaaacaaccaGACAAGGATATGTTAATTAATTGCTTTATATTCATTAACTAACTACTTGTTCTTAACATTTcttaatgaaataataataagtgcAAATTACTCTTACAAAGCGTAATATTTAAAGTATGCGTAAAATGTATTGTACTTATGCTAGATAGTcctcttaaaaataaaaagtaatgtCTTATGTGGCAtctatttgtatatatatttctctGCGGTTAATGGCTATAAATTGGTGTAATGCAAGGTAATTCAACACCCTgaattattattgtaattaaaatattaatgttttatCTCAGAACCTTCCAACTGCATGCATTTGTGTCCCCTGTATTTCGATAAGGTAAACCTCAGCTTTAATTAAACTACTTTTTTGCTTCCTCGACAGTAATTGGATACGTGCAGCCACTAATGGCATTCAAATGCCTCGCGATTCGCCCTTTTCAAAGTCCTCGTCACACTGACAGAAATTGTTTTATTAGCCACCCACCACCAGCaccccaaaaaataaaacaaaacacgGGGAGACCTCGCTTTGACTGACAAACGGAGTCCTATTCGACTGCAGTAACCTGAATAATTGCATGTCAACTGCTTGGGGCCAACAAATAAATGCCTAAACATCCAGACTTTGGCACGCAAACCGTCAAGAACTCGACAAAAAATGGGCCTCAAATCACTTAAACTGATGCGAAGTTTGTAAGCCCTAACTGAAGCAtatggaaaatgcaaagagagcaacttaaatttattaaataaaatacgcAAATTAACTATAAATTAACTATAAGTTATACTTTCTataaataactttaataaGATCTATTTAATGGGTAAAACCAACTGGCTgtacttaaataataataagccTATTTAAAATCAAGTCGAATTAGGAAATTATGCCTTTCAATGCTGCCGCCTATTACCATATCAATTTTCCTTTCAGCTGACTTGACAGTCTCCATCCAATTCGGTTAGGAATACGATGGGTAAACTTGAAGCCGTCACTCAAAGCGAATTTTCCCATTGAACCctgtccaaaaaaaaattacattgcCAAAGGGCAAGGACATGCTATCTTGGAGGAGCAGTAACCTGAAACTCTTTCCAGTAGACTCGAAGTATGTCTGAGGTTGTCAGGATTACGAATGTCCAACGGgacgtatgagtaatattaTAACACTGTGCTTACTACTCACTTACTTGCGCAGGGCGTTTGGCAATTAAACGAATCCAGGGCagtgcaaacaaaaatgcagTAATAAAAAGTCACCTGCCATAAAAATCCACAGTACGAGTGAGAGTGGGAGAAAAGTGAATTTGCATTTCtagcatttgccatttgcattttacatGTGCTGCATATTCATGCGGCTTTGCAGTGAACTTGAAGGGAAATGCGGAAAACCGGAAAAGCGGGACGAAATCGAGGCAGTGGAGCGCAATATCTCTCAACTGTTGCAACTTTTCGCTTGACAATTGTTCGCTAATGAAAAGCGCTCTTCAGTTTGCAGGGAAAAAGGTCGAGTGCTATAGTACA from Drosophila yakuba strain Tai18E2 chromosome 2L, Prin_Dyak_Tai18E2_2.1, whole genome shotgun sequence includes these protein-coding regions:
- the LOC6527698 gene encoding uncharacterized protein LOC6527698 — its product is MSTSMFIYAMCLVLAANLLSVSAIRCHQCNSHDNEDCGGLVVNTPRAQRDNQYLTDCIPPSGKDAFCRKTVISFEQNNERRIERSCGYIPEKIQNACFTADNEGYKQIICTCPEEGCNGATSLLGARQVGYSLVASVVSLALASLLRH